Genomic DNA from Prunus persica cultivar Lovell chromosome G1, Prunus_persica_NCBIv2, whole genome shotgun sequence:
TTTGTGCCTGGCAGCAGGCTAGTATTTCGGAATGGACGAGGAGAGGACACGTGGGGACCGGGCGCTCCGAAATCATGCAAAAAGTGAGAAACTTGTCCCGCAAATCAGACGATCTTCCGTACTCACGCGATCTTCTGATGCGCGTGCCCTACCTCGCATCAGATCAAGCATTCACATGTTTCATAAATGAGTCAatgccttatttatttttaatttatggatTGACTAAAACATCTACAAACCAGATTAAATACGAGGGCAATCTGGTAATTAAGCATGAAAAAGGTTTGCTTGAAGGACGACAGAAGCTCCACCATCTGGTTCCCGAAGGCCAATCTTTTGCTTTTCCCGTCATCGTTAGAATAAAATCAATCAGTCATTTTCTTGCTTAACGTGAATTTCACAATGGCTGGAAAACCCGAAATTTCATAAACTCATCATAAGCCGCGGGTGCGTTTTCGAGCATCTTATTAtcactttttccttcttcattcTTCACATCTCGAAATGCAAACTTGTGTTTGTCAAAAGTAGCATTAATTGATTATTAATTTGTTACTTTGGGCCACATCGTACATGATTTGGTCTAAAGTTAGATTTGATACTAGAAATAGATGGTTAAACCATGATTAGAAAGAATAGTAGTGAGAGCATGCATAGTTAAGTTAGGAGACGACTTTAAATTTAACGTCTTTAATTTGGAGGTGGGGTTGAAGGGAGCGCGATATTAAACAACTGCTAGTGTTTTTGTcttcaatgttttttttttatagtcgAAGTCTTCAATGTTATGTAGGGCATTTTGTCAATAGTATCTATCTTTCGATTCAAATGTGACTGGAACAATTGCAGGAATTTGACTCCAACTTAAACATGGCGCCAACCTTTTCATCAGGGCGCCATAAAACACTTGACATGATGTGATTGCTTGCTTGATCTATGAATACCAAGTTATTCTAAGAGTTTTCTTATCAAATTCTACCCCTCCCTGCTATagtcttcatctctctctcggttttggtttttggaaaTTTATAATCTTCTCATCATCCAAGATAAAGCCTAGCATTCGGACCTTATAACTCGAATAGTTAAGAATATTTATCTTTACATATAAGGTCCGATTCGTGTTCCTTTAATATTGtttgaataaataataataataataaagccttgcatacaaaatattttgattGGGCTATTTTAGGCATGTATTGGGCTTGTGACTGGACCTTAAACTCTGAATTGAGGCTGACTCAGCTGGCTCATACTTTGATCCAATGAGCAGCATTTGCCACAGCCCCATTATATGGACACCCATTGACTTAGCAGATTAGCAGCTCTATCATATAGTTCAAAAACCTCATATAacccaaataataataataaaaagataaagccTTGCATTCATTATAGTCCAAACCTGATGATAAAGTTCATAATCATACAGTTCTCTGCAAACTTGTTCCATTATTCAGAAACATAAATGTGTTCAAGTAAAATGCAGGGTACGTTCTATTGTGTTGAGACCAATGTAGCAGTAGAAGAACCTACGGCGGACTTTGGTGGAGAAGACAAGTAAGGCTTCGGTGGTATCTGCAAGCAATCAACGCTGCCTTCCAACATATCTATCACTTGTTTCATCGCTGGCCTGTTTGAAGGGTCTGTTTGTATGCACCACAAGCTCACTATTATCATCTTCCTTGCTCTTACTTTGTCTTCCTCATTCATTATGCTCGGCAGACCAAGTTCTTCATCAAGTTCCAAACGCTTGTAAATCCAGTGTGGAAAATATATTTCACTTGTATCTTCAGCTTCGGCATTGATGTTCCTTCTTCCTCCAACCATCTCCGAAAGCATCATCCCATAGCTATATACATCTGACTTGTGTGAGACCCCTCCAAAATTCCTACAGAATACTTCTGGAGCAATGTAGCCAGCAGTGCCTCTTGCACACGCCATTGACACAATGCTCTCTTTCATGTTGCATATCTTAGCAAGGCCAAAATCAGAGACTTTTGGTGTGAAATTTTCATCAAGAAGAATGTTATGAGGCTTGATGTCAAAATGCAGAATTCTTGCATTGCAACCCCGATGTAAATACTCCAACCCTCGAGCAATGCCAAGTGCAATTCGATCCAATGCTTCCCATCCCAAGTGATGATTTTTGTTCGGGGTATTTGCATCAAATATGAACTTCTCAAGTGATCCATTAGGCATGAATTCATAGATGAGAGCTCTTTTCGAACCCTCAAAACAAAAGCCCAACAAGGAGACAATGTTGACATGGGAAGTTCTGCTAATGGCTGCCACCTCATTCATAAATTCTTCTCCGTTCCCTTTTAATTTGTTCAAGACCTTCACTGCTACTAGACAGCCgttgtttaattttcctttGTACACGCTACCATATCCCCCCTgtcctaatttttctttgaaggagttggtcattttcttaacaTCCAAATAGCGATATCTTCTAACTTGAAGTGCCTCATAGCTCCTTAGAAATGCCTCAACAATTTGACGATTTTTTCTTCGATTATTCCAAAATAAACAGCAAACAATAGCCCCTAGAGCCACAATGGCAGCAACTGCAGCAACTGTTCAAAGAaaggaaacaacaaaaaatttgtatgAATAGGTGCAAGGTGTAAAATTCAATAAACTAGCTTTTCCCACATAAATTAGATATTTAATTGAAGAGATATGGATCTTACCTAGTCCTATCTTGAATCTTCTCAAATTATTTCCTGCAAGAAAGATGACCATTTTACTCCCTTTGTTAAAAAATCACACTGCTCATGGACAATCAGGGCTTGGATTATTTActtgcaatttttttgtttagagGTTCAAGATTTGAATCTATAACGTTTGATATTCAGTGTCGTGTATCAGCAGCACCCACTTTActattttctatttcaacAACTGCTTTTTTCTTGAATCAAATGTATGGTAGGAATTAGACTATTCTATGCCCAAGTGGACAATTATCTCATGCCAGAAAGTATCTAATTATTCATAATAATTTCATGTACATAgaagattaaaaataaaaaactaacctTCATCATCCCGGCAGCGCACAGAATGAGTCCTCCTTGGGCAGAGACACCTAAAATGGTAGGTTGTGTAATTGAAGCCGCACCTCCCTCCACTGTCTTGGCAGCGGCTGCAGTCACTAGCAAACCAATTCAGCTCAAACCCTCTGCTCAAAACCTCTTGTATTAATCCCACCTCACCATTCTCATACCCTCCTCTAGCATGAGCCACCACCACTTCTCCTCTACACTTGTCACTTCCAAAATTTGGATATTCATCCCGAGGTAGAGCCAGAACTGAAGTATCACTTCTGGTTTTGTTAGTTGGCTGATCAAAGCAACCGACTTTGTACTTTGGAAATGACTCAACCACAGAAGAGTTGCAATTGTAGAGCAAAAAGAAGTCAGCTTGGTTTGAAGCCAACTCGAACTGATCATTGGGAAGGGTTAAGTTATGGAGTGATGAAATATCATCGTTACAAGCAGTGCTTTCTAAGTAGCCTGAAAGCAGAGAATTTGAGACAAGAAGAGACTTTCTTTGGTAATCGATGTTGTGGATGGTGTAATTGTTACCAGACAATTGGAGAAGTGGGTAGGCATCTTCACCATCTCCATGGCAAGAGAGCTGGAAGCCAGGGTAGCCACAGAAGGATTCTTGCCTGCCTTGGATGTAGAATGGATAGCTAATGTTTTGGCGGCCACAACTTACGGGCACACTGCAGTTTTGGTAGTAAAAGTCCAGAGCAAATGAGGCTTCTGTTAGGAGGAGAAACATCAAAATGAGGATGCAGAGGTTTTGATTCATTTGGGATATTGTAAATTATGGCAGAGAGagaattataataataataataataataataataataataataataataataataataataataatagaagtAATAGTGTTGCCAGTTGTATTTGAAGGAGGATAGCTTTGACTTGATAATTCCCCAATCGAAGTCTTTGGCTCTGACAGTTGACAGCTTTTGAGTCTCAGAAGGCTGCCTCACATATTAgacttttgaatttgaaatgaaaaccaGGCTTTTAGATACTATTCTTTCTTCACAATATATTTCTTCAAGACTTAATTAAACACGTCAGTTGACTTGGAAATTCGATATGCAAgacttttgtttatttgttttctttcattttggtAAGGAAAACACCTGTTCAGGTTTGGTGGTCTTTGTGCAAAACAATTATTGCATGGTATGATACAATATCCCCACCTAAGTGCCATAGTGATTGAACGTCTCAATTCAAAGCACTCTATCTTATCTGCCACTAAAACAGAGGAAGACAGATAAACTCAATGGCACTTCACCGATTTATATTCTAGTCACTGGCCCTATGAGCAACACTAATAAAATAGTCCACATGTTCGATCCACACCTAGCAAACTTCATAAGCATACAGTTCATTATCCATAAACATGGAAGTGTTCAAGTAAAATACAGGGGACGTTCTATTGTATTGAGACCAATGTAGCTGTAGAAGAACCTGCGGGGGATTTTGGAGGAGAAGACAAGTAAGGCTTGGGTGGTATCTGCAAGCAATCAACACTGCCTTCCAACATATCTATCACTTCTTTCATCGCTGGCCTGTTTGAAGGGTCTGTTTGTATGCACCACAGGCTCACTATTACCATCTTCCTTGCTCTTACTTTGTCTTCCTCATTCATGATACTCGGCAGACCAAGTTCTTCATCCAGTTCCAGACGCTTGTAAATCCAGTGTGGAAAATATATTTCACTTGTATCTTCAGCTTCTGCATTGATGTTCCTTCTTCCTCCAACCATCTCAGAAAGCATCATCCCGTAGCTATACACATCTGACTTGTGTGAGACCCCTCCAAAATTTCTACAGAATACTTCTGGAGCAATGTAACCGGCAGTACCTCTGGTGCACATTATTGACACAATACTCTCGTCCCTGTTACATATTTTAGCAAGGCCGAAATCAGAGATTTTTGGGAAGAACTTTTGATCAAGGAGAATGTTATGAGGCTTGATGTCAAAATGCAGAATTCTTGTTTTGCAACCGCGATGTAAATACTCCAATCCTCGAGCAATGCCAAGGGCAATTCGATCCAATGCTTCCCATCCCAAGTGATGACCATGATCTATTTTTGGGGTATTTGCATCAAATATGAACTTCTCAAGTGATCCATTAGGCATGAATTCATAGATGAGAGCTCTTTTTGAACCCTCAAAACAAAAGCCCAACAAGGAGACAATGTTGACATGGGAAGTGCGACTAATGGCTGCCACTTCATTCATAAATTCTTCTCCATTACCTTTTAATTTGCTCAAGACCTTCACCGCTACAAGACTGCCGTCATTTGATTTTCCCTTGTATACACTACCGTAGCCCCCTTgtcctaatttttctttgaaggaattggtcattttcttgacCTCCAAATAGCTATATCTTCTAACTTGAAGTGGCCCATAGCTCCTTAGAAAGGCCTCAACAATTTGACGATCTTGGCCTTGATTCTtccagaagaaaataaagctATCATATGCTAACTTTCTCTTTAAGCAGCAAACAATAACAACTAGAACCATGAGACCAGCAACTGCACCTGCTACTGAAGAtgataaaagaaaggaaacgACAAAtttatgcaatgcattttaGAATATATCAGCTAGCATtccagttttttgtttttctgagaAAGTCTGGCAGGCAAAAACAATCAAAGAATCACTGTTGTTCACGTGTTTTTAACTGTTTAAATTTGAGAGATGTGCTATAAAACCTCCGCAATCAATAAAAATGTACACATTAACCAAAAACATGCAAGTGAGAGAGATCAACTTTTAACCAAGGGACTGTATGGAGTCAAATTATGAAACAGTTACAGAACAGTTTATACCAGGGGTTGCTAAATTTGATCAAGGTTATCTTTTACAGAGCATTCAATTTACTTCCCCAATCTTTTATGTGCAAAACGTGGGAAAGGAGGCATCAATGAAAGTGGATTTACTGTCACTGCCAGAATGGTATATTTAAAGCTTGTTGATTTCATGTAATGCTTAGAAAAGTAATCCTCGgggtgttggcgtgacttgtggatattgacttactttccttacacaccaagaattcctattataattgtaattgatttactttaattcctgatttcctactgcaaatagatttaggaatttattatttacttgtccattcaggtttcgttgaattataaatatgacctcatacaaggagaagaatacacagaaagttcccacaaacaaatattctctcatagttttcatattttagcatggtatcagagcggcgatcttggaattgctgactctagtttcaaacccccgccgctgctatgggggttgatgattttttcaaccctcatggaggtagcaccaccgactccttctctcattctccaccaaccatcgttgagttgagtgcccagatggctccgcttctacagatgcagactttgaccccgaacccaatccagaatcaggatcctcttttgacgaccccgacctcgaccccgactatgacgacgacgaccccgacctcgactccgaagacgaccccgacctcgactccgaagacgaccccgacccccactccgatgatgaccccaactccgaatttgtctatgattcagaccctgatcccgatttcgactccgactccggccccgactcaggcacagattccgatcccaattcctactcaacctgtatcctatgcatcttccgctgcacagattatgacttctagactaacgaccccgacacatggaccagattgcgcatattgtggtgatccgagacacacttgtgagacttattttaaatcgcatggctaccccaattggtgggctactcttatagattgaggacaatgcaatatgaccagtaatgatactggttatggattccatacttccgataagattgattccaggagctggataattgattccgatgcaactgatcatatgacgtttgatcatgatgattttctgaatactacacaacctcgacgaacctgtattgcaaatgccaatggtgttacttatcctgtgacaggggctggcactgttgcactctcatcctctctcacactgtctaatactttacttgttccatctttatccactaaattgttgtcagttagtcagcttactgaacaattgaattgttgtgtactcatttatccgagtttttgtttgcttcaggatattcacactaaggagattcttggtcgtggtactaagagcggggggctatattatgtcaatgacttcagtcccggcatGGCTAATAGcgtgacacatccctttgatagcaaacaaatgcaaatctggttgtggcaccgtcgattgggacatccgtcttttagttatatgaagcatcttataccagatttattcttaggtttcaaggactctgacttcacatgtgatacttgtattttggccaagagtcaccgtgtgccctacccgttgagtacaaacaagtgtactactctatttacgttaattcactctgatgtctggggaccttctcctatcactgctccttctggtgttcgatggtttgtcacattcatcgatgattgtacacggatgacatgactttatttgctgaagaataaaaacgaagtgttttcctgttttcagTTCTTctacaaacagatgaaaactcagtttaatgctcaaatccagattcttcgctcaaacaatggtggagaatttgtcaatcatgactttaagacttacttccaacaatatgaaattatccatgagacgacttgtcctcagacaccacaacaaaattgtgttgctgaacgaaagaatcgacatcttcttgaaaccgcccgagcacttctgattggcgctcatgttcctcgccatcactgggatgatgctattgtcaccgcaGTTCATCTAATCAACCGCATGCTTTCTGGTGTactgacctttaaaactcccttacaggtgcttgcacaacacagacctctgccttctgttttggtacttacaccccgaatctttggatgtgtggctttcgttcatctccacaaaaatcaacgtagcaaacttgatccatgtacgctttgttgtgtttttgtgggttatgccactcatcagaaaggctaccgctgttatcaccctcctacccaacgaacctatgtcactttggatgtgacctttctggaatctgagctgttcttccatgacccatcatccaattctacacttcagggggagatacgaagtgaagagcagaattggagcaacttggaaaataaagaaattctcctttgtacagaaatgattgatcattccgagtctggagcacgagattactctctgtctaaaagcgaccaatcgcccattcatagcgatcaattgcctgacccacctgatccatgcgaagatatttctgatccgagtctcacacctacagacaatacagaacaacaagatgaagacccccctctaactcaacagtaccaacagaccaatctcctgagaatatccttgaggtaactacttcTACTAGACTTGagcatttagatgataaaactattggatatcaattacctttcaggcaaaatcgtgggaagccaccaaaccgttattcacctgatattggcaagacatccaagtatccaattgcaaatcatgtatccactgagaagctgtctgaaccactcaaggcttttgtgcatcagttgtctgctatccatattccaaccaaggtctctgaagcattgaaagatcctaagtgggtccaagctataaaagaggagatgaaagcccttgagaaaaatcagacttggacattggagactataccccgaggaaaaaagactatcggatgtagatgggtgtttactataaaacacaatgcagatggatctatcgagcgatacaaggcaagacttgtggcaaaagggtacacacagacctatggtatagactatgaagaaacctttgctccagttgcaaagttaaacaccgtcagagtcttattgtcccctgcagctaatttggattggccactacaccagtttgatgtaaagaatgcttttctacatggcgaactcacggaggaggtgtacatggacattcctcctggatataatactactgagactggaacagtttgcaggttacgaaaagcattgtatggattgaaacagtcaccacgtgtaTGGTTTGGatggttcaccatggcaatgaagaacaatggtttcaaacagtgcaactcagatcatactctgttcttgaaacatcgaaaagggaaggtaacagcattaataatctatgttgatgatatgattattactgggaatgataaacaggaaatatcacagctacaagactatctggctacggagtttgagatgaaggatctaggtggactcaagtatttcttgggaattgaggtggctcgatcgcagcaaggcatatttctctctcaaaggaaatatgtcttagacttgttgacagacacaggaatgctagattgtaaacctgcggacactcctattgttcagaatcatcatcttggagaatatccggatcaagttccaactaacaaagaaagataccaaaggttaatgggaagattgatctatttgtcacatactcgac
This window encodes:
- the LOC109946851 gene encoding LEAF RUST 10 DISEASE-RESISTANCE LOCUS RECEPTOR-LIKE PROTEIN KINASE-like 2.1 isoform X2, encoding MNQNLCILILMFLLLTEASFALDFYYQNCSVPVSCGRQNISYPFYIQGRQESFCGYPGFQLSCHGDGEDAYPLLQLSGNNYTIHNIDYQRKSLLVSNSLLSGYLESTACNDDISSLHNLTLPNDQFELASNQADFFLLYNCNSSVVESFPKYKVGCFDQPTNKTRSDTSVLALPRDEYPNFGSDKCRGEVVVAHARGGYENGEVGLIQEVLSRGFELNWFASDCSRCQDSGGRCGFNYTTYHFRCLCPRRTHSVRCRDDEVAAVAAIVALGAIVCCLFWNNRRKNRQIVEAFLRSYEALQVRRYRYLDVKKMTNSFKEKLGQGGYGSVYKGKLNNGCLVAVKVLNKLKGNGEEFMNEVAAISRTSHVNIVSLLGFCFEGSKRALIYEFMPNGSLEKFIFDANTPNKNHHLGWEALDRIALGIARGLEYLHRGCNARILHFDIKPHNILLDENFTPKVSDFGLAKICNMKESIVSMACARGTAGYIAPEVFCRNFGGVSHKSDVYSYGMMLSEMVGGRRNINAEAEDTSEIYFPHWIYKRLELDEELGLPSIMNEEDKVRARKMIIVSLWCIQTDPSNRPAMKQVIDMLEGSVDCLQIPPKPYLSSPPKSAVGSSTATLVSTQ
- the LOC109946851 gene encoding LEAF RUST 10 DISEASE-RESISTANCE LOCUS RECEPTOR-LIKE PROTEIN KINASE-like 2.1 isoform X1, which gives rise to MNQNLCILILMFLLLTEASFALDFYYQNCSVPVSCGRQNISYPFYIQGRQESFCGYPGFQLSCHGDGEDAYPLLQLSGNNYTIHNIDYQRKSLLVSNSLLSGYLESTACNDDISSLHNLTLPNDQFELASNQADFFLLYNCNSSVVESFPKYKVGCFDQPTNKTRSDTSVLALPRDEYPNFGSDKCRGEVVVAHARGGYENGEVGLIQEVLSRGFELNWFASDCSRCQDSGGRCGFNYTTYHFRCLCPRRTHSVRCRDDEGNNLRRFKIGLVAAVAAIVALGAIVCCLFWNNRRKNRQIVEAFLRSYEALQVRRYRYLDVKKMTNSFKEKLGQGGYGSVYKGKLNNGCLVAVKVLNKLKGNGEEFMNEVAAISRTSHVNIVSLLGFCFEGSKRALIYEFMPNGSLEKFIFDANTPNKNHHLGWEALDRIALGIARGLEYLHRGCNARILHFDIKPHNILLDENFTPKVSDFGLAKICNMKESIVSMACARGTAGYIAPEVFCRNFGGVSHKSDVYSYGMMLSEMVGGRRNINAEAEDTSEIYFPHWIYKRLELDEELGLPSIMNEEDKVRARKMIIVSLWCIQTDPSNRPAMKQVIDMLEGSVDCLQIPPKPYLSSPPKSAVGSSTATLVSTQ
- the LOC18789972 gene encoding rust resistance kinase Lr10, coding for MAPVALFIFSLLTHLVVLHSNEELKINKGCPPEECQTHLPECDGLFTVDCSDRDNPRIQLKEEGYWHEFEIIPEPNMILINDRKLEQRLKTNSCNDQVFNDLSLPGLSPVFDELFAPNLTLIKCSTPLHDTDLNYGCRNHNYNYYTTSPDHSLPSLPPSCSVFQMPKDPYKPFFSLSALTTTFQLLFRVREECHVDKGKFKCSVREKGDKLGLTLGLAGAVAGLMVLVVIVCCLKRKLAYDSFIFFWKNQGQDRQIVEAFLRSYGPLQVRRYSYLEVKKMTNSFKEKLGQGGYGSVYKGKSNDGSLVAVKVLSKLKGNGEEFMNEVAAISRTSHVNIVSLLGFCFEGSKRALIYEFMPNGSLEKFIFDANTPKIDHGHHLGWEALDRIALGIARGLEYLHRGCKTRILHFDIKPHNILLDQKFFPKISDFGLAKICNRDESIVSIMCTRGTAGYIAPEVFCRNFGGVSHKSDVYSYGMMLSEMVGGRRNINAEAEDTSEIYFPHWIYKRLELDEELGLPSIMNEEDKVRARKMVIVSLWCIQTDPSNRPAMKEVIDMLEGSVDCLQIPPKPYLSSPPKSPAGSSTATLVSIQ